A stretch of Campylobacter volucris DNA encodes these proteins:
- the rlmN gene encoding 23S rRNA (adenine(2503)-C(2))-methyltransferase RlmN — protein sequence MINILDYTKEELYEIIKPNFRVKQIFEWIYKKNANDFLQMSSLPKNLREELNNTYHFSPLKCIKSEESKDGSIKYLFELLDGMKIESVLLPMKKELIDENGKIIKHARYTICVSSQVGCKSGCSFCLTAKGGLKRNLSAGEIVGQILWIKKHNNIPYERRVNIVYMGMGEPLDNLKNVSKAVKILADNDALAISPRRQTISTSGLAKQIIELGNMNLGVLLAISLHAVNDELRTKLMPINKAYNIASIMDAVRAFPIDQRKRVLFEYLLIDGLNDKIEHAKELVKLLNGIKAKVNLILFNPHEGSEYKRPSIENAVKFQDYLSAKGVTCTIRESKGLDISAACGQLKERLS from the coding sequence TTGATAAATATTTTAGATTATACAAAGGAAGAATTATACGAAATAATAAAACCAAATTTTAGGGTAAAACAAATTTTCGAATGGATTTACAAGAAAAATGCAAATGATTTTTTGCAAATGTCTTCTTTGCCAAAAAATTTGAGAGAAGAATTGAATAACACTTATCATTTTTCTCCATTAAAATGTATAAAAAGTGAAGAAAGTAAAGATGGTAGTATAAAATATCTTTTTGAACTTTTAGATGGTATGAAGATAGAATCAGTTTTACTTCCCATGAAAAAAGAGCTTATAGATGAGAATGGAAAAATAATTAAACATGCTAGATATACCATATGTGTTTCATCTCAAGTGGGTTGCAAGAGTGGCTGTAGTTTTTGTTTGACAGCTAAAGGTGGTTTAAAAAGAAATTTAAGTGCTGGTGAGATAGTAGGACAAATTTTATGGATAAAAAAGCACAATAATATCCCTTATGAAAGAAGAGTAAATATAGTCTATATGGGTATGGGAGAGCCACTTGATAATCTTAAAAATGTATCAAAAGCTGTAAAAATTTTAGCTGATAATGATGCATTAGCTATAAGCCCTAGAAGACAAACTATAAGTACTAGTGGATTGGCAAAACAAATAATCGAACTTGGAAATATGAATTTAGGCGTTCTTTTAGCTATTTCGCTACATGCTGTAAATGATGAGCTTAGAACTAAGCTTATGCCTATAAATAAGGCATATAATATAGCTAGTATTATGGATGCTGTTAGAGCTTTTCCTATAGATCAAAGAAAAAGAGTTTTATTTGAATATCTTTTAATAGATGGTTTGAATGATAAAATAGAGCATGCAAAAGAATTGGTAAAGCTTTTAAATGGTATAAAAGCTAAGGTAAATTTAATACTTTTTAATCCACACGAAGGTAGTGAATATAAAAGACCAAGCATTGAAAACGCTGTTA